Proteins from one Natrinema salinisoli genomic window:
- a CDS encoding CaiB/BaiF CoA-transferase family protein has protein sequence MMALDDITVLSLESGISAPLCTRMLGDFGAEVIKVERPGVGDVNRHWDSVVYGDSSAHVWVDRNKLSVELNLKTDEGLEVFHELAKEADVVVQNYSPGVVERLGVGYEDIAAVNDDIIYLNISGYGRTGPYSDRKAYDMVMQGETGLILMNGSPDAPAKIPLSVCDINAATYGTISALLALFHRERTGEGQNLDVTMFGGMLSWLGYFPQKYWHADEIPERIGMRHHLLTPYGPHETADDQYVNFAILSEAHWELLCDAVLERPDLLEDERFETNEKRVENRETLEPMLESLIAERPRDYWAERLAEAGIPWGDVNRLDEVLDHPQTDHLDLVKELETEDGPVPYVDTPIDSDSLEFAAEPMPDLGEHTDDVLEALGYSSEEIEALRESNAI, from the coding sequence GTGATGGCACTCGACGACATCACGGTCCTCAGCCTCGAGAGCGGGATCAGCGCGCCGCTTTGCACCCGGATGCTGGGCGACTTCGGCGCGGAAGTGATCAAGGTCGAGCGGCCGGGCGTGGGCGACGTCAACCGCCACTGGGATTCGGTCGTGTACGGCGATTCCTCGGCTCACGTCTGGGTCGATCGTAACAAGTTGAGCGTCGAACTGAACTTGAAGACCGACGAGGGCCTCGAGGTATTCCACGAATTGGCGAAAGAAGCGGACGTGGTCGTCCAGAACTATTCGCCGGGCGTGGTCGAACGACTCGGCGTCGGCTACGAGGATATCGCGGCGGTCAACGACGACATCATCTACCTGAACATCTCGGGATACGGGCGAACGGGCCCCTACAGCGACCGGAAGGCATACGACATGGTCATGCAGGGCGAGACCGGCCTCATCCTCATGAACGGCTCGCCGGACGCACCGGCGAAGATCCCGCTGAGCGTCTGCGACATCAACGCCGCGACCTACGGCACTATTTCGGCGCTGCTCGCGCTCTTTCACCGCGAACGGACCGGAGAGGGCCAGAACCTCGACGTCACCATGTTCGGCGGGATGCTCTCCTGGCTCGGCTACTTCCCGCAGAAGTACTGGCACGCCGACGAGATACCAGAGCGCATCGGGATGCGCCACCACCTGTTGACTCCGTACGGACCCCACGAGACGGCCGACGACCAGTACGTCAACTTCGCGATCCTCAGCGAGGCCCACTGGGAACTGCTCTGCGACGCCGTCCTCGAGCGACCCGACCTGCTCGAGGACGAACGTTTCGAGACCAACGAGAAGCGCGTCGAAAACCGCGAGACGCTCGAGCCGATGCTCGAGTCGCTCATCGCGGAGCGCCCGCGCGACTACTGGGCCGAGCGGCTCGCCGAAGCGGGCATTCCGTGGGGCGACGTCAACCGACTCGACGAGGTGCTCGACCATCCCCAGACGGACCACCTCGATCTCGTGAAGGAGCTCGAGACCGAGGACGGCCCGGTGCCGTACGTCGACACGCCGATCGACTCCGATTCCCTCGAGTTCGCCGCCGAACCGATGCCCGACCTCGGCGAACACACCGACGACGTGCTCGAAGCACTGGGGTACTCGAGCGAGGAAATCGAGGCGCTGCGCGAGTCGAACGCGATCTGA
- a CDS encoding mechanosensitive ion channel family protein, translating to MARVTETVQTSLETIATPEARLAVSVGVAVLAVLIGFVVTPIAVRRTVAVARGLIEDHDVEGRLEAVDELLDVPFPARAVIRTLQSIVLSGTALVLLVIWGHVWLAAFALSLITAAIPTFLRILVTVGLLVGAVAGTRYLEQRLDAWLADANYVTAHQEGVVFRVMQVCILIAVGLASLSLWNVDLGGLLVGAGFLGIVLGLAARQTLGSLIAGFVLMFSQPFEIGDWVQIEEHEGIVMDITIINTRLRSFDGETVVLPNDRVSSSTIINRTKRKRLRLQQEVGVDYDTDLERAEAVALEAIEAVEQVAPAPKPEVIPTGFGDSAVTLECRFWIQPPNVRRKWQAKRAVVHAVKTAYDREGIAIPYPQRQLSDRPAAGTSQNQGASADGQDDEELSFSEEE from the coding sequence GTGGCCCGAGTCACCGAGACGGTACAGACGTCCCTCGAAACGATCGCCACCCCCGAAGCACGGCTGGCGGTCAGCGTCGGCGTGGCCGTCCTCGCCGTCCTCATCGGGTTCGTGGTTACGCCCATCGCCGTTCGACGGACCGTGGCCGTCGCCCGTGGGCTGATCGAGGACCACGATGTCGAGGGCCGACTCGAGGCGGTCGACGAGCTGCTCGACGTTCCGTTTCCGGCCCGTGCGGTCATTCGGACCCTTCAGTCGATCGTTCTGAGCGGGACGGCCCTCGTCTTACTGGTCATCTGGGGGCACGTCTGGCTCGCGGCGTTCGCGCTGTCGCTGATCACTGCCGCGATTCCGACCTTCCTGCGAATACTCGTCACCGTGGGACTCCTGGTCGGCGCGGTTGCCGGCACCAGATACCTCGAGCAGCGCCTCGACGCGTGGCTCGCCGACGCGAACTACGTGACCGCACACCAGGAGGGCGTCGTCTTTCGGGTGATGCAGGTCTGCATCCTGATTGCCGTCGGGTTGGCCTCCCTCTCGCTGTGGAACGTCGACCTCGGCGGCCTGCTCGTCGGCGCGGGGTTTCTGGGAATCGTCCTCGGGCTGGCGGCGCGACAGACGCTCGGCTCGCTGATCGCCGGATTCGTCCTGATGTTTTCCCAGCCGTTCGAGATCGGCGATTGGGTTCAGATCGAGGAGCACGAGGGGATCGTCATGGACATCACGATCATCAACACGCGTCTGCGGAGTTTCGACGGCGAGACCGTGGTCCTTCCCAACGACCGCGTCTCGAGCAGCACGATCATCAATCGCACCAAGCGCAAGCGGTTGCGACTCCAACAGGAGGTGGGAGTCGACTACGACACCGACCTCGAGCGCGCGGAAGCCGTCGCCCTCGAGGCGATCGAGGCCGTCGAACAGGTGGCCCCGGCCCCGAAACCGGAGGTGATCCCGACCGGCTTCGGCGACTCCGCGGTCACACTCGAGTGTCGGTTCTGGATCCAGCCGCCGAACGTGCGCAGGAAGTGGCAGGCCAAGCGGGCGGTCGTCCACGCGGTCAAGACGGCCTACGACCGGGAGGGGATCGCGATCCCCTACCCGCAGCGACAACTCAGCGATCGGCCGGCCGCCGGGACGAGTCAAAATCAGGGCGCGAGCGCGGATGGTCAGGACGACGAAGAACTGTCTTTTTCAGAGGAGGAATGA
- a CDS encoding thiolase family protein has product MSPTEPNGEIVLVDGARTTHGTLLGSLASVQAVELGRTALDGLLERVDVAPGDVDWVGLGNAIQAGIGQVPGRQVVVESGLPNETEATTVNEASGSGLRAIALAADRIRAGRAELAVAGGFESMSNAPWILPDYRTGRRYGDVELKDSMLLDSLWDVNLDVHMGEITERLVDRENVSREAQDEYALESHRLAAEAIESGAFDDEIVPVGIDGATVDRDQGPRPKSTLSDLAELPASFREDGTITAGNASKLSDGAGVVLLADGDAAAERDLEPLATLVDYDLVYRNPDEFNEAVGDVVEGLLERNELAVADVDAFWINEAFAAQSVYVMDRIGIPREKMNPCGGAVAFGHPIGASGGMLAASLSYQLRDDPDVTRGLVGMSVGGGGAIMALLEEY; this is encoded by the coding sequence ATGTCACCGACCGAACCGAACGGGGAAATCGTCCTCGTCGATGGTGCTCGAACGACCCATGGAACTCTGCTCGGCTCGCTGGCGAGCGTCCAGGCGGTCGAATTGGGTCGAACGGCCCTCGACGGCCTGCTCGAGCGCGTCGACGTCGCGCCGGGTGACGTCGACTGGGTCGGCCTCGGTAACGCCATTCAGGCCGGCATCGGTCAGGTCCCGGGCCGACAGGTCGTCGTCGAGTCGGGGCTGCCCAACGAAACCGAAGCGACGACCGTGAACGAAGCATCGGGATCGGGGCTACGTGCGATCGCGCTCGCCGCAGATCGCATCAGGGCCGGCCGTGCGGAGCTGGCGGTCGCCGGCGGTTTCGAGTCCATGTCGAACGCGCCGTGGATCCTCCCGGATTACCGAACGGGGCGTCGGTACGGCGACGTCGAACTCAAGGACTCGATGCTCCTCGATTCGCTCTGGGACGTCAATCTCGACGTCCACATGGGCGAGATCACCGAGCGACTGGTCGACCGCGAAAACGTTTCTCGGGAAGCGCAGGACGAGTACGCGCTCGAGAGCCATCGGCTGGCCGCCGAGGCGATCGAATCGGGCGCGTTCGACGACGAAATCGTTCCGGTTGGGATCGACGGCGCAACCGTCGACCGAGATCAGGGTCCGCGACCGAAATCGACGCTGTCGGATCTGGCCGAGTTGCCGGCGTCGTTCCGCGAGGACGGAACGATCACGGCGGGGAACGCCTCGAAGCTCAGCGACGGTGCGGGCGTCGTCCTGCTCGCGGACGGCGACGCGGCCGCCGAGCGCGACCTCGAGCCGCTGGCGACCCTGGTCGACTACGACCTCGTCTATCGGAATCCCGACGAGTTCAACGAAGCCGTCGGCGACGTCGTCGAGGGGCTGCTCGAGCGCAACGAACTCGCGGTCGCGGACGTCGACGCCTTCTGGATCAACGAAGCGTTCGCGGCCCAATCGGTGTACGTCATGGACCGCATCGGGATTCCGCGCGAGAAAATGAACCCCTGCGGCGGCGCTGTCGCGTTCGGCCACCCGATCGGCGCCTCCGGCGGGATGCTCGCCGCGAGCCTCAGCTACCAGTTGCGAGACGATCCCGACGTGACCCGCGGCCTCGTCGGGATGAGCGTCGGTGGCGGCGGCGCGATCATGGCGTTGCTCGAGGAGTACTGA
- a CDS encoding MmgE/PrpD family protein has product MRDADAAGVAGELATFVASLADDDVPDEAHRLAERAILDTVGVTIAGAGADAGEIAAGAVGTESGATTVLGRDDRLPLSDAVFANATAGHALDFDDVALAAMDGHPSVPMVAPLLAIGDREAATGRELLTAYVAGFEAQNFLSRPISPGHYEAGWHATSTIGLFGAAAAVAKVLELSAERTENALSIAASMPAGLKRNFGTTTKPIHAGQAARSGTTATLLAADGATADSMAIDGDRGFFDLYCGDGEPALERLPELGSRWAILEDGIDVKKYPCCYYTHAAIYAAIELADEHDLSVAEIDDVAVTASQGAADALAHDDPETGLEAKFSMPYLIGSAIARRRVDLSAFDEDRIDDPDVQTVRERVSVTVDEALPYDSNAARVAVTTRAGEEYERMRERPPGTHDDPLSDDELRAKFRMCAAQAPGSVATDDALAALDDLRSVTDVGDVLELL; this is encoded by the coding sequence ATGAGAGACGCAGACGCGGCCGGAGTCGCTGGTGAGCTCGCGACGTTCGTGGCGTCGCTCGCCGACGACGACGTGCCGGACGAAGCGCATCGACTGGCGGAGCGTGCGATCCTCGACACCGTCGGCGTGACGATCGCGGGCGCGGGTGCCGACGCCGGGGAGATAGCAGCCGGTGCGGTCGGCACCGAAAGCGGCGCGACGACGGTCCTCGGCCGAGACGACCGACTCCCCCTGTCGGACGCCGTCTTCGCGAACGCGACGGCGGGCCACGCGCTGGACTTCGACGACGTCGCCCTGGCGGCGATGGACGGTCATCCGAGCGTCCCGATGGTCGCCCCGCTGCTCGCGATCGGCGACCGAGAGGCCGCAACCGGTCGGGAGCTGCTGACCGCCTACGTCGCCGGATTCGAGGCGCAGAACTTCCTCTCGAGACCGATCAGTCCCGGCCACTACGAGGCCGGGTGGCACGCCACCTCGACGATCGGCCTCTTCGGGGCCGCCGCGGCCGTCGCGAAGGTGCTCGAGTTGTCCGCGGAGCGGACGGAAAACGCGCTCTCGATCGCCGCCTCGATGCCGGCCGGCCTCAAGCGCAACTTCGGGACGACGACCAAGCCGATCCACGCGGGACAGGCCGCCCGCTCCGGGACGACCGCAACCCTGCTCGCCGCCGACGGCGCGACCGCCGACTCGATGGCGATCGACGGCGACCGCGGCTTCTTCGATCTCTACTGCGGCGACGGCGAACCCGCCCTCGAGCGACTCCCGGAACTCGGCTCGCGGTGGGCGATACTCGAAGACGGCATCGACGTCAAGAAGTATCCGTGTTGCTACTACACCCACGCCGCGATCTACGCCGCGATCGAACTCGCGGACGAACACGACCTCTCGGTCGCGGAGATCGACGACGTCGCCGTGACGGCCTCGCAGGGAGCGGCCGACGCGCTCGCTCACGACGACCCCGAGACGGGGCTCGAGGCGAAGTTCTCGATGCCGTACCTGATCGGGAGTGCGATCGCCCGCAGGCGGGTCGATCTGTCCGCGTTCGACGAGGATCGGATCGACGACCCTGACGTCCAGACCGTTCGCGAACGAGTCTCGGTGACCGTCGACGAGGCGCTTCCCTACGACTCGAACGCCGCCCGCGTCGCGGTGACGACCCGGGCCGGCGAGGAGTACGAGCGCATGCGAGAGCGGCCGCCCGGGACCCACGACGACCCGCTCTCAGACGACGAACTCCGCGCGAAGTTCCGAATGTGCGCCGCGCAGGCACCGGGGTCGGTCGCCACCGACGACGCGCTGGCGGCGCTGGACGACCTCCGGTCGGTGACGGACGTCGGTGACGTTCTAGAGTTGCTCTGA
- a CDS encoding quinone-dependent dihydroorotate dehydrogenase encodes MTLYSRVRPLAFTLPAETAHDLGKLTLRAAQSTRPMRTALSYAYQYDDPALEVDLFGATFPNPVGVAAGFDKNAEVTHALEALGFGFVEIGTVTPYPQEGNDRPRLFRLREDEAMVNRMGFNGQGMERVKSRLEDDGTPNIPLGVNVGKMNASTEREAIEDYRRVFDRLSPFADYVVVNVSCPNTPDEFDEGSPEHLRAIFETLEAENDRNVPILVKIGPDSPDDSVFDLVDIVQEFGLDGIVATNTSTSREGLESPRQDEWGGLSGKPLENRSTDVIRTLAEYTDGELPIIGVGGVDSAESAYEKIRAGASLVQLYTGFVYEGPSTAKRINRGLSTLLERDGFSSVEDAVGADLE; translated from the coding sequence ATGACGCTGTATTCGCGGGTGCGCCCCCTCGCGTTCACACTCCCGGCCGAGACGGCACACGATCTCGGCAAACTGACGCTCCGGGCGGCCCAGTCGACCCGGCCGATGCGGACGGCGCTCTCGTATGCGTATCAGTACGACGATCCGGCCCTCGAGGTCGACCTGTTCGGCGCCACGTTTCCGAACCCGGTCGGCGTCGCCGCCGGCTTCGACAAGAACGCAGAAGTGACCCACGCCCTCGAGGCGCTGGGCTTCGGTTTCGTCGAAATCGGAACCGTCACGCCCTATCCACAGGAGGGGAACGATCGACCCAGACTCTTCCGCCTCCGCGAGGACGAGGCGATGGTCAACCGGATGGGATTCAACGGCCAGGGGATGGAACGGGTCAAGTCCCGACTCGAGGACGACGGTACTCCGAACATCCCGCTCGGCGTCAACGTCGGGAAAATGAACGCCTCGACCGAGCGCGAGGCGATCGAGGACTACCGGCGCGTCTTCGACCGGCTCTCGCCGTTCGCCGACTACGTCGTCGTGAACGTCTCCTGTCCGAACACGCCCGACGAGTTCGACGAGGGCTCGCCCGAGCATCTCCGGGCGATCTTCGAGACGCTCGAGGCCGAAAACGACCGAAATGTGCCGATTCTCGTGAAGATCGGTCCCGACTCCCCCGACGATTCCGTCTTCGATCTCGTCGACATCGTCCAGGAGTTCGGTCTCGACGGCATCGTCGCGACGAACACGTCGACGAGTCGGGAGGGACTCGAGTCGCCCCGTCAGGACGAGTGGGGCGGCCTCAGCGGCAAGCCGCTCGAGAATCGGTCGACGGACGTGATCCGCACCCTCGCGGAGTACACCGACGGCGAGCTCCCGATTATCGGCGTCGGCGGCGTCGATTCGGCCGAAAGCGCCTACGAAAAGATCCGAGCCGGTGCCTCGCTCGTCCAGCTCTACACCGGGTTCGTCTACGAGGGGCCGTCGACCGCGAAGCGGATCAACCGGGGACTCTCGACGCTGCTCGAGCGCGACGGCTTTTCGTCGGTCGAGGACGCGGTCGGTGCGGACCTCGAGTGA
- a CDS encoding ABC transporter ATP-binding protein, whose protein sequence is MSATQFAIEATGLRKRFGDTVAVDSIDFAVERGTVYGFLGPNGAGKTTTMRMLTTLTRPSAGEARILGTSVGDRDAVRDAIGYLPEEPPVFDELTGYEQLEYFARLRDIPASTAERRIDAWLERFDLAGDAGKRIEEYSKGMRQKVGLVQALLHEPDVLFLDEPTSGLDPRAARTVIDAIAEMASEGHTIFLSTHILPVVEELADTVGVLSDGRIVAEGAPETLTRQVESESDSTLEDVFLAVTTDHGATVQ, encoded by the coding sequence ATGTCCGCCACTCAATTCGCGATCGAGGCGACCGGTTTGCGGAAGCGATTCGGCGACACGGTCGCCGTCGATAGCATCGACTTCGCCGTCGAGCGCGGCACAGTTTACGGCTTTCTCGGCCCGAACGGGGCGGGAAAGACGACCACGATGCGGATGCTGACGACGCTCACTCGCCCGTCCGCCGGAGAGGCGCGAATTCTCGGTACCTCCGTCGGCGACCGCGACGCCGTCCGGGACGCGATCGGCTACCTCCCCGAGGAGCCGCCGGTCTTCGACGAGTTGACCGGGTACGAACAGCTCGAGTACTTCGCGCGGCTCCGTGATATCCCCGCGTCGACGGCGGAACGACGGATCGACGCGTGGCTCGAGCGCTTCGATCTGGCCGGCGATGCCGGGAAACGGATCGAGGAGTACTCGAAGGGGATGCGCCAGAAGGTCGGACTCGTTCAGGCGCTGTTGCACGAACCCGACGTGCTCTTCCTCGACGAGCCGACGAGCGGCCTCGACCCCCGAGCCGCACGAACTGTCATCGACGCCATCGCGGAGATGGCATCGGAGGGCCACACGATCTTCCTCTCGACGCACATCCTTCCCGTCGTCGAGGAGCTCGCGGATACCGTCGGCGTCCTCTCGGATGGGCGAATCGTCGCCGAGGGGGCTCCCGAGACCCTGACTCGGCAGGTCGAAAGCGAGTCCGACTCGACGCTCGAGGACGTGTTCCTCGCGGTCACGACCGACCACGGTGCGACGGTGCAGTGA
- the allB gene encoding allantoinase AllB, with translation MSVDLVVRNCTVVTPAGRSPDSGVAVEDGTIVAVGRSDRLPDADRVLDAEGNVLVPGIVDCHIHNREPGLEYKEDWESATRAAAAGGVTTVVGMPNTDPVIDRPEHLELKFERGEASAHVDFQSYAVVTSENLDLIPEIAETGPLGFKIFLGSTVGDVPPPNDGEILEAMEKIRETGKRLGFHEENGEIIDHYTERFQAAGRNEPIDHSHSRPVIAEQEAVERMITFAEETGAKIHMFHVSSGSAAEAVARGKSRGIDVTAETTPHYLWFTEDVMREKGNVARVQPPIRNADERERLWDVGIDDGAIDCIATDHAPHTPEEKMVDDPFGNTWDAISGFVGLETEVPAMLTFVDQGRFTLEEWVRRHSTCPAQVWGMYPQKGSLQVGTDADFTVVDPDREWTLEDRTDLHSKNCVTPFEGESFTGKAVATVVRGAIVAEDGAVVGDSGHGTRVDVD, from the coding sequence ATGAGCGTCGATCTCGTCGTGCGCAACTGTACCGTCGTCACGCCCGCGGGTCGCTCGCCCGATTCGGGCGTCGCCGTCGAGGACGGAACCATCGTCGCCGTCGGCCGGAGCGACCGGCTTCCCGACGCGGATCGCGTCCTCGACGCCGAGGGGAACGTCCTCGTGCCGGGTATCGTCGACTGCCACATCCACAACCGCGAACCCGGCCTCGAGTACAAGGAAGACTGGGAGTCCGCGACGCGGGCGGCGGCCGCCGGCGGCGTGACGACCGTCGTCGGGATGCCGAACACGGACCCGGTCATCGATCGGCCCGAACACCTCGAGCTCAAGTTCGAGCGCGGCGAGGCCTCGGCCCACGTCGACTTCCAGAGCTATGCCGTCGTTACGTCGGAGAACCTCGATCTCATTCCCGAGATCGCCGAGACCGGCCCGCTCGGATTCAAGATCTTCCTCGGCTCGACGGTCGGCGACGTCCCCCCGCCGAACGACGGCGAGATCCTCGAGGCGATGGAGAAGATCCGAGAGACGGGCAAGCGACTCGGCTTCCACGAGGAGAACGGCGAGATCATCGACCACTACACGGAGCGGTTTCAGGCGGCGGGGCGAAACGAGCCGATCGATCACTCCCACTCGCGGCCCGTGATCGCCGAACAGGAAGCGGTCGAGCGGATGATCACCTTCGCCGAGGAGACGGGCGCGAAGATCCACATGTTCCATGTCTCGTCGGGTTCGGCCGCTGAAGCCGTCGCCCGCGGAAAGTCTCGCGGGATCGATGTCACCGCCGAGACGACGCCTCATTACCTCTGGTTCACCGAGGACGTCATGCGCGAGAAGGGCAACGTCGCCCGCGTCCAGCCGCCGATCCGAAACGCCGACGAACGCGAGCGACTCTGGGACGTGGGTATCGACGACGGCGCGATCGACTGCATCGCCACCGATCACGCACCCCACACGCCCGAGGAAAAGATGGTCGACGACCCCTTCGGGAACACCTGGGACGCGATCTCGGGCTTCGTCGGGCTCGAGACCGAAGTCCCGGCCATGCTCACCTTCGTCGATCAGGGTCGGTTCACGCTCGAGGAGTGGGTCCGCCGCCACTCGACGTGCCCGGCGCAGGTCTGGGGGATGTACCCGCAGAAGGGGTCGCTGCAGGTCGGTACCGACGCCGATTTCACCGTCGTGGATCCCGACCGCGAGTGGACGCTCGAGGACCGGACGGACCTGCACTCGAAGAACTGCGTGACGCCGTTCGAGGGCGAGTCCTTTACCGGGAAAGCGGTCGCGACGGTCGTCCGCGGTGCGATCGTCGCCGAAGACGGAGCAGTCGTCGGCGACTCGGGACACGGAACGCGCGTGGACGTCGACTGA
- a CDS encoding NAD-dependent epimerase/dehydratase family protein, which produces MDSPAIRDRTILVTGGGGFIGSHLVDALCPHNEVRVLDDFSTGDRAHLPEDVTVIDGDVRDPIALQKAARGVDLIFHHAALVSVSQSVDEPRQSNRTNLDASLLVLEQARREDARVVVASSAAVYGHPDELPVPETARTNPTSPYGVQKLALDQYTRLYEELYGLETVALRYFNVYGPRQQGPYSGVISTFLEQARAGDPITVEGDGRQSRDFVHVSDVIRANLHAATTDAVGEAFNIGTGDRTSILDLAETVRDATGSSSSIVHRAPRSGDIRHSGADTSKTARELGFEARVGLESGIRSLIGDGRNGGTGADAGVSLGPNREGSSYS; this is translated from the coding sequence ATGGACTCGCCAGCGATCCGCGACAGGACGATCCTCGTGACCGGGGGCGGGGGCTTCATCGGGAGCCACCTCGTCGACGCCCTCTGTCCCCACAACGAGGTCAGAGTGCTCGACGACTTTTCGACCGGCGACCGAGCACACCTCCCGGAGGACGTGACAGTAATCGACGGCGACGTTCGCGATCCGATCGCCCTGCAGAAAGCGGCCCGCGGCGTCGACCTGATCTTCCACCACGCCGCGCTCGTCAGCGTCTCCCAGAGCGTCGACGAGCCCCGGCAGAGCAATCGGACGAACCTCGATGCGAGCCTACTAGTCCTCGAGCAAGCCCGCCGGGAAGACGCCCGGGTCGTCGTCGCCTCGAGCGCGGCCGTCTACGGCCATCCCGACGAGCTCCCGGTACCGGAGACGGCGCGGACCAATCCGACCTCGCCGTACGGCGTCCAGAAACTCGCGCTGGACCAGTACACTCGACTCTACGAGGAGTTATACGGGCTCGAGACCGTCGCGTTGCGATACTTCAACGTCTACGGCCCGCGCCAGCAGGGACCCTACAGCGGCGTCATATCGACGTTCCTCGAGCAGGCGCGGGCGGGGGACCCGATCACCGTCGAGGGCGACGGCCGCCAGAGTCGCGATTTCGTCCACGTCAGCGACGTAATCCGGGCGAACCTGCACGCGGCGACGACCGATGCGGTCGGCGAGGCGTTCAACATCGGCACGGGCGATCGAACGTCGATTCTGGACCTCGCCGAGACGGTCCGCGACGCGACCGGGTCGTCCTCGTCGATCGTCCACCGCGCCCCTCGTTCCGGCGACATCAGACACAGCGGTGCCGACACGTCCAAAACGGCCCGCGAGCTCGGATTCGAGGCTCGCGTCGGGCTCGAGTCCGGAATCCGGTCGCTGATCGGCGACGGACGGAACGGCGGAACCGGTGCCGACGCCGGGGTATCGCTCGGACCGAATCGGGAGGGAAGCTCGTATAGCTGA
- a CDS encoding helix-turn-helix transcriptional regulator gives MSNRRHGFTLLAGHRSSITGVAASTVTTSSWAGVLPESTRPLQLAGNAHLAALAGIVALAVLGGVLVARNRYERPDSHRNGTESEREEFVTDRERVRRLLRENGGRMKQSNIVDSVDWSKAKVSRLLADLEEDGQITKLRLGRENLVCLPGHEPTASKSPEQANDD, from the coding sequence ATGAGCAACCGACGACACGGTTTCACGCTACTCGCCGGGCACAGGTCGTCGATTACTGGTGTGGCCGCGTCGACAGTTACCACGAGCTCGTGGGCAGGCGTTCTTCCCGAGTCCACCCGACCGCTGCAACTGGCCGGAAACGCACACCTCGCGGCTCTCGCGGGCATCGTCGCGCTCGCAGTACTCGGTGGCGTACTCGTCGCACGTAACCGATACGAGCGACCGGACTCGCACCGGAACGGGACGGAGTCCGAACGCGAGGAGTTCGTGACCGATCGGGAGCGGGTGCGCCGACTTCTCAGGGAAAACGGCGGGCGAATGAAGCAATCGAACATCGTCGATTCCGTGGACTGGTCCAAAGCGAAAGTAAGCCGACTGCTCGCCGACCTCGAGGAGGACGGCCAGATCACCAAGCTTCGGCTCGGGCGGGAAAACCTGGTCTGTTTACCGGGCCACGAACCGACGGCCTCGAAATCGCCCGAACAGGCCAACGACGACTAG